A window of the Oscillospiraceae bacterium NTUH-002-81 genome harbors these coding sequences:
- a CDS encoding energy-coupling factor transporter ATPase produces MSIVIEHLNYIYSENTAYQRQALKDINLEIPEGQFIGLIGHTGSGKSTLTQHLNGLLKASSGVIRFNGENIYEKDYDMRKLRAKVGLVFQYPEHQLFEVDVISDVCFGPKNQGLSEEEAKARAAEALRLTGISEEMFHQSPFDLSGGQKRRVAIAGVLAMEPEVLILDEPTAGLDPRGRDEILGLISQLHEKRHITCVLVSHSMEDVARYVERIIVMNRGEVMYDGTPKEVFSHYKELEEIGLAAPQVTYVMNRLKEKGLDVRTDATTVEEARDEILRALAAGGRL; encoded by the coding sequence ATGTCAATCGTGATCGAGCATTTGAATTATATTTATTCGGAAAATACCGCCTACCAGCGGCAGGCGTTAAAGGATATCAATCTGGAAATCCCGGAGGGGCAGTTTATCGGCCTCATCGGCCATACCGGTTCGGGAAAATCCACGCTGACCCAGCACCTGAACGGGCTTTTGAAGGCGTCCAGCGGCGTGATCCGTTTTAACGGGGAAAATATTTACGAAAAAGACTATGATATGCGGAAACTGCGGGCAAAGGTGGGACTGGTGTTTCAGTACCCGGAGCATCAGCTGTTTGAGGTGGATGTGATCAGCGACGTATGTTTTGGCCCGAAAAATCAGGGCCTTTCGGAGGAAGAGGCGAAAGCGCGGGCGGCAGAAGCCCTGCGTCTGACGGGCATTTCGGAGGAAATGTTCCATCAGTCGCCCTTTGATCTGTCCGGCGGCCAGAAGCGCCGGGTGGCCATTGCGGGCGTGCTTGCCATGGAGCCGGAGGTGCTGATCCTGGACGAGCCCACGGCGGGGCTGGATCCCAGAGGCCGGGATGAGATCCTGGGACTGATCAGCCAGCTGCATGAAAAACGCCATATCACCTGTGTGCTTGTTTCTCACAGCATGGAGGATGTGGCCCGTTATGTGGAGCGGATCATCGTCATGAACCGGGGCGAGGTTATGTACGACGGCACCCCGAAGGAAGTATTTTCCCATTATAAGGAACTGGAAGAGATCGGTCTGGCGGCGCCGCAGGTGACCTACGTGATGAACCGGCTGAAAGAAAAAGGTCTGGATGTGCGCACCGATGCCACGACAGTGGAGGAAGCAAGGGATGAGATCCTGCGTGCACTTGCGGCAGGAGGACGATTATGA
- a CDS encoding energy-coupling factor transporter ATPase: protein MGIIKAAKLVHEYIRRDEDGKVEEIRRAVDGVDLDVERGEFIAILGHNGSGKSTLAKHINAILAPTEGTMWVGGMDTKEEKDIWNIRQTAGMVFQNPDNQIIGSVVEEDVGFGPENLGVPSLEIWDRVQESLQAVEMLEYRHHSPNRLSGGQKQRVAIAGVVAMHPKCIVLDEPTAMLDPNGRKEVIRTVRALNEVEEVTVILITHYMEEVVWADKVIVMDDGKIVMQGTPREIFSRVDELKKYSLDVPQVTLLAHELKEKGVPLSDGILTIDELVDELCQS from the coding sequence ATGGGAATCATTAAGGCAGCAAAGCTGGTGCATGAATATATCAGAAGAGACGAGGACGGCAAGGTGGAGGAGATCCGCCGGGCAGTGGACGGCGTGGATCTGGATGTGGAACGGGGGGAGTTTATCGCGATCCTGGGCCACAACGGTTCCGGAAAATCCACGCTGGCCAAGCATATCAACGCCATTCTGGCCCCCACGGAGGGAACGATGTGGGTGGGCGGAATGGACACCAAAGAGGAAAAAGACATCTGGAATATCCGGCAGACGGCCGGGATGGTGTTCCAGAATCCGGACAACCAGATCATCGGCAGCGTGGTGGAAGAGGACGTGGGCTTTGGCCCGGAAAACCTGGGCGTGCCGTCGCTGGAAATCTGGGATCGGGTGCAGGAGAGCCTCCAGGCAGTGGAAATGCTGGAATACCGGCACCATTCGCCCAACCGTCTGTCCGGCGGCCAGAAGCAGCGGGTGGCCATCGCCGGTGTGGTGGCCATGCATCCGAAATGCATCGTGCTGGATGAGCCCACGGCCATGCTGGATCCCAACGGCCGCAAGGAAGTCATTCGGACGGTGCGGGCGCTGAACGAGGTGGAAGAGGTGACCGTCATCCTCATCACCCATTATATGGAAGAAGTGGTGTGGGCGGATAAGGTCATCGTCATGGACGATGGAAAAATCGTCATGCAGGGAACGCCCAGAGAGATTTTCTCCCGGGTAGATGAACTGAAGAAATACAGCCTGGACGTGCCGCAGGTAACGCTGCTGGCCCATGAGCTGAAAGAAAAAGGCGTTCCGCTTTCGGATGGAATCCTGACAATAGATGAACTGGTGGATGAATTATGTCAATCGTGA
- a CDS encoding GNAT family N-acetyltransferase — MDDYEAVRALYEEPGMLAYMPSFFPAEEPEAYFESYVKNMYRFYDFGMYVLEDARTGRIIGHVGLGVEDGTESDGGRTAQTEESGRNDSRGSDRWEPEAPTVETGRQKSEETTGKTDRQASETETAVEDGIAVKEPIDARITLGYIISTPYRGKGLASFACRQILLYARDSLYLDRVWIRVDQRNSASLAVARRLQQQFGDFIKVDVTEI, encoded by the coding sequence GTGGATGACTATGAGGCGGTGCGGGCGCTGTATGAAGAGCCGGGGATGCTTGCCTATATGCCCTCCTTTTTTCCGGCGGAGGAACCGGAAGCATATTTTGAAAGCTATGTAAAAAATATGTATCGGTTTTATGATTTCGGCATGTACGTGCTGGAGGATGCGCGAACCGGGAGGATCATCGGGCATGTCGGATTGGGCGTGGAGGACGGAACGGAAAGCGACGGAGGCAGGACAGCACAAACAGAAGAATCCGGCAGGAACGATTCCAGAGGCAGTGACAGGTGGGAACCGGAAGCGCCGACAGTAGAAACAGGCAGACAGAAATCGGAGGAGACGACCGGGAAAACAGACAGGCAGGCATCGGAAACAGAGACGGCGGTTGAGGACGGGATCGCGGTGAAAGAGCCGATAGATGCCAGGATAACGTTAGGCTACATAATTTCTACTCCATACCGTGGCAAAGGGCTGGCTTCGTTTGCCTGCCGGCAGATTCTTCTCTACGCCCGGGATTCCCTGTATCTGGACCGGGTATGGATCCGGGTGGATCAGAGAAACAGCGCATCTCTGGCAGTGGCCCGGCGATTACAACAGCAGTTTGGTGATTTTATTAAGGTTGATGTGACTGAAATCTGA
- a CDS encoding HAD family phosphatase, producing the protein MFKSVIFDMDGVLVNTEPIHFRMYQAFFREQGIELNYDYYAPSIGSTTEHLRGMLMEKYGIDIRKPENWARIKEHEAAIIEKDGYGEIPGIRQMILDLRAHGVKLAVASSSYYDLIVKTTKAIGLYDYFDKIVSGADVAHPKPAPDVFLKAMEELGVQPEECVIVEDSCNGVRAAKAAGAACLGFYNPDSGNQDLSLADLVTEGFEEVDYDFVKRLHHRVHDLPVTIAQTEVPETDI; encoded by the coding sequence ATGTTTAAAAGCGTGATTTTTGACATGGACGGGGTACTGGTGAACACGGAGCCGATTCATTTTCGGATGTATCAGGCATTTTTCCGGGAGCAGGGAATCGAACTGAATTATGACTACTATGCGCCGTCCATCGGTTCGACCACGGAGCATCTGCGGGGAATGCTGATGGAAAAGTACGGCATTGACATCCGCAAGCCGGAGAACTGGGCACGGATCAAGGAGCACGAGGCGGCCATCATCGAGAAAGATGGCTACGGGGAAATCCCCGGCATCCGGCAGATGATCCTGGATCTGCGGGCCCACGGCGTGAAGCTGGCGGTGGCATCTTCTTCCTATTATGATCTGATCGTGAAAACGACGAAGGCCATTGGATTATATGATTATTTTGACAAAATCGTCAGCGGTGCAGATGTGGCGCACCCGAAGCCGGCACCGGATGTGTTTTTGAAAGCCATGGAGGAGCTGGGTGTGCAGCCGGAGGAATGCGTCATCGTGGAGGATTCCTGCAACGGCGTGCGTGCGGCCAAGGCGGCCGGTGCGGCGTGTCTGGGATTTTATAACCCGGATTCCGGCAATCAGGACTTAAGTCTGGCGGATCTGGTGACCGAGGGCTTTGAGGAAGTGGATTATGATTTTGTAAAACGGCTGCATCATCGGGTACATGATCTGCCGGTGACGATCGCGCAGACGGAGGTGCCGGAAACAGACATATGA
- a CDS encoding peptidylprolyl isomerase has protein sequence MAKNPIVTIEMENGDIMKAELYPAVAPNTVNNFISLVKKGFYDGLIFHRVIKGFMIQGGCPDGTGMGGPGYCIKGEFSHNGFQNDLAHTPGVLSMARTMMPDTAGSQFFLMHKTSPHLDGEYAAFGKVIEGLEIVDKIANVRTDYSDRPLEKQQIKSMTVETFGVDYPEPEKC, from the coding sequence ATGGCAAAGAACCCCATCGTTACCATTGAAATGGAAAACGGCGATATCATGAAAGCAGAGCTGTACCCGGCAGTTGCCCCGAATACAGTAAACAATTTTATCTCTCTTGTAAAAAAAGGCTTCTATGACGGACTGATCTTCCACCGCGTCATCAAAGGCTTTATGATCCAGGGCGGATGCCCGGACGGCACCGGCATGGGCGGCCCGGGATACTGCATCAAGGGTGAGTTTTCCCACAACGGTTTCCAGAATGATCTGGCGCACACACCGGGCGTGCTGTCCATGGCAAGAACCATGATGCCCGACACCGCAGGCTCCCAGTTTTTCCTGATGCACAAGACTTCCCCGCATCTGGACGGCGAGTACGCTGCTTTCGGAAAAGTCATCGAGGGACTGGAAATTGTGGACAAGATCGCCAACGTACGCACAGACTACTCTGACCGCCCGCTGGAAAAACAGCAGATCAAATCCATGACAGTGGAAACCTTCGGCGTAGATTACCCGGAACCGGAGAAGTGCTAA
- a CDS encoding LCP family protein: protein MEKKNPVSQEDLDRMIEEKYRELERLEAERQNREQGGYTSPSYEDAHNFYEGESDTVHRDSLGSTGGYRSASRGEGLTENGNGETPRRRPTGERYGQGAPRRRPTGEGYNEGTPRRRPTGEDYEQGAQRRRPTGEGYSEGAPRRRPTGEGYEQGTSRRRPAREGYSDGAVRRRPAGEGYSDGAVRRRPAEERYSDGATRRRAASEDYAQEMPRRRAAGSTGDGYGERQSREAGRSRDGYEEAPRRRSGQDGQRVADERRQQEENRRRQEAQYRSQERQQRYEEVEEEQEDEGMRREEKPFFSEKIIRLIGGIIGIIIVLLVVITIFGGKIFSKLASGGNTTQLASGKGVINILLVGQDGREDVEGSRSDSMMLVSVNKGTGKVKIVSLMRDMYVSIPGHDDNRINAAYSLGGVKLLEQTIENDFQVKIDGNVQIDFESFKTIIDKVDGVEIELSQEEADYLNTAYWQNGWSLSAGVQTLNGDQALAYSRIRQVGNSDFQRTERQRTVLMTVFRKVKGQGKLKMLSLAKDIYPMLDTDIGIGDMISLGTTAIGMDESDIETYRLPIDGGYTNQTIREMQVLVPDMEKNIAYLKELLFGETQTE, encoded by the coding sequence ATGGAGAAAAAGAATCCGGTAAGTCAGGAAGACCTGGATCGGATGATCGAGGAAAAATATAGAGAGCTGGAACGACTGGAGGCAGAGCGGCAGAACCGCGAGCAGGGGGGATACACGTCGCCTTCTTATGAGGATGCCCATAATTTTTACGAGGGAGAGAGTGATACCGTGCATCGTGATTCCCTGGGCAGCACAGGCGGTTATCGCTCTGCTTCGCGTGGGGAAGGTCTGACAGAAAATGGGAACGGGGAGACACCGCGCCGCCGCCCCACAGGAGAAAGATACGGGCAGGGAGCCCCGCGCCGCCGCCCGACGGGAGAAGGTTATAACGAGGGAACGCCGCGCCGTCGTCCGACAGGAGAGGACTACGAGCAGGGAGCGCAGCGCCGCCGCCCGACGGGAGAAGGCTATAGTGAGGGAGCCCCGCGCCGTCGTCCGACAGGAGAAGGATACGAGCAGGGAACGTCGCGCCGCCGCCCCGCAAGAGAAGGGTACAGTGACGGAGCAGTCCGCCGTCGCCCTGCAGGAGAAGGGTACAGTGATGGGGCAGTCCGCCGTCGTCCAGCGGAAGAAAGGTACAGTGACGGGGCAACCCGCCGCCGTGCTGCCAGTGAGGATTATGCGCAGGAAATGCCGCGCCGCCGTGCTGCCGGAAGCACTGGTGATGGTTATGGAGAGCGGCAGAGCCGGGAAGCCGGAAGAAGCCGTGATGGCTATGAAGAGGCACCGCGTCGCCGCTCTGGGCAGGATGGGCAGCGAGTTGCGGATGAACGTCGGCAGCAGGAGGAGAATCGTCGTCGGCAGGAAGCGCAGTATCGCAGCCAGGAACGGCAGCAGCGGTATGAAGAAGTGGAAGAGGAGCAGGAGGACGAGGGCATGCGCAGAGAAGAAAAACCGTTTTTTTCTGAAAAGATCATTCGTCTCATCGGTGGGATCATTGGTATCATCATCGTGCTTCTGGTGGTCATCACCATATTTGGCGGAAAGATTTTTTCAAAACTGGCTTCCGGCGGAAATACGACCCAGCTGGCCTCCGGCAAAGGTGTCATCAACATTCTGCTGGTGGGACAGGATGGCCGGGAGGATGTGGAAGGCAGCCGTTCTGACTCCATGATGCTGGTGTCTGTGAATAAAGGAACCGGCAAGGTGAAGATCGTCTCCCTGATGCGTGACATGTACGTCTCCATTCCGGGGCATGATGACAACCGGATCAATGCGGCATATTCTCTGGGCGGTGTAAAACTGCTGGAGCAGACGATAGAAAATGATTTTCAGGTAAAAATCGACGGAAACGTGCAGATTGATTTTGAAAGCTTTAAGACCATCATTGACAAGGTGGATGGGGTGGAAATCGAACTGAGCCAGGAAGAGGCGGATTATCTGAACACGGCGTACTGGCAGAACGGATGGAGTTTAAGTGCCGGGGTACAGACGCTGAACGGCGACCAGGCGCTGGCTTACTCTCGGATCCGTCAGGTGGGAAATTCTGATTTCCAGCGTACGGAACGGCAGCGGACGGTGCTCATGACGGTATTCCGCAAAGTGAAAGGGCAGGGCAAGCTGAAGATGCTGTCCCTGGCAAAAGACATCTATCCCATGTTGGATACGGATATCGGCATCGGTGACATGATCAGTCTGGGAACGACGGCCATCGGCATGGATGAAAGCGATATCGAGACGTACCGCCTGCCCATCGACGGCGGCTACACCAACCAGACCATCCGGGAAATGCAGGTGCTGGTACCGGATATGGAGAAAAATATTGCCTATCTGAAGGAACTGCTTTTCGGAGAAACGCAGACAGAGTAA
- a CDS encoding sugar phosphate nucleotidyltransferase, whose translation MKTTLAIMAAGIGSRFGGGIKQLEPVGPNGEIIMDYSIKDALEAGFDRIVFIIRKDLEKDFKEVIGNRIEKIADVAYAYQELDDLPGGFTKPADRTKPWGTGQAILACKDIIHEPFAVINADDYYGKEGFVKLHDYLVSQPEKTADFQFCMVGFILGNTLSDNGAVTRGVCVLDDAGNLVDVNETSNIEKIDGKPGVRGEDGQIRWLDPDSHVSMNMWGLTPDFMEYLEKGFVDFLKNLPEGEIKKEYLLPTIIGDMLQSGEAKVKLLESRDKWFGVTYKEDKADVVKAFKELIAAGVYKEKLFD comes from the coding sequence ATGAAAACAACACTTGCAATTATGGCGGCCGGTATCGGCAGCCGGTTTGGCGGCGGCATCAAGCAGCTGGAGCCGGTGGGACCCAATGGAGAGATCATCATGGATTACTCCATCAAGGACGCACTGGAGGCTGGTTTTGACCGGATCGTTTTCATCATCCGCAAGGATCTTGAGAAGGATTTCAAGGAAGTTATCGGCAATCGGATCGAGAAGATTGCTGATGTGGCATATGCTTATCAGGAGCTGGATGATCTTCCGGGCGGCTTTACAAAGCCCGCAGACCGGACGAAGCCCTGGGGAACCGGCCAGGCGATTCTGGCATGCAAGGACATTATCCATGAGCCCTTTGCGGTTATCAATGCCGATGATTATTACGGCAAAGAAGGTTTTGTGAAGCTGCATGATTATCTGGTTTCCCAGCCGGAAAAAACCGCAGATTTCCAGTTCTGCATGGTGGGCTTTATCCTGGGCAATACCCTCAGCGATAACGGTGCCGTGACGAGAGGCGTGTGTGTGCTGGACGATGCAGGCAATCTGGTGGATGTCAACGAGACAAGCAACATCGAGAAGATTGACGGCAAACCGGGTGTGCGCGGTGAGGACGGACAGATCCGCTGGCTTGACCCTGACAGCCATGTATCTATGAACATGTGGGGCCTGACACCGGATTTCATGGAATATCTGGAAAAAGGTTTTGTAGACTTCCTCAAGAATCTTCCGGAAGGGGAGATCAAGAAGGAATATCTTCTGCCCACCATCATCGGCGATATGCTCCAGAGCGGCGAAGCCAAGGTGAAACTGCTGGAGAGCCGGGACAAATGGTTCGGCGTGACCTATAAGGAAGACAAGGCAGATGTGGTGAAAGCTTTCAAAGAGCTGATCGCTGCCGGTGTTTACAAAGAAAAATTATTTGATTAA
- a CDS encoding phospho-sugar mutase, whose amino-acid sequence MDQKIINEYARWKQLATEDADLARELGEIDGKEDQIVDAFYRDLEFGTGGLRGVIGAGTNRMNVYTVAKASQGLADYVIKHFPAEQRRIAVSYDSRIKSDLFARTASGVFAANGITVHMYPELMPTPCLSFAVRELHCAAGIMVTASHNPSKYNGYKVYGADGCQITTEAAAAILAEIEKLDVFADVKRADFDASMEAGKIAWIGEDVTTAFVEAVKGQSLLGDEQVDKNVAIVYSPLNGTGRKPVLRTLKESGYTNITVVKEQELPDGNFPTCPYPNPEIREAMALGMEYAKKQQADLLLATDPDCDRVGIAVKNEQGEYVLLTGNETGMLLLDYVCSRRMALGKMPADPVLVKTIVTIDMAERIAAHYGVRTINVLTGFKFIGEQIGMLEKQGKEDSYIFGFEESYGYLSGSYVRDKDAVDGAFLICEMFAYYKSRGISLTAKLKELYGTYGHCLNTLHSYEFDGAAGFEKMQGIMKKFRQETPDFGSKALVECLDYAKGLDGLPKSDVLKFILADHCSVVVRPSGTEPKLKTYISVSAENKEAAAAIEAQITEKLSQYFL is encoded by the coding sequence ATGGATCAGAAAATTATAAATGAATACGCCCGCTGGAAACAGCTGGCGACGGAGGATGCCGATCTGGCCCGAGAACTGGGGGAGATCGACGGCAAGGAAGATCAGATTGTGGATGCTTTTTACCGGGATCTGGAATTTGGTACCGGAGGACTGCGGGGCGTGATCGGTGCGGGCACGAACCGGATGAATGTATACACGGTGGCAAAGGCGTCTCAGGGCCTGGCGGACTATGTGATCAAACATTTCCCGGCAGAGCAGCGGCGGATCGCGGTGAGCTATGATTCCCGGATCAAATCCGATCTGTTTGCCCGCACCGCTTCCGGTGTGTTTGCGGCAAACGGCATTACAGTGCACATGTATCCGGAGCTCATGCCCACCCCCTGCCTGTCCTTTGCGGTGCGGGAATTACACTGCGCGGCAGGCATCATGGTGACGGCATCCCACAATCCGTCCAAATACAACGGATACAAAGTGTACGGCGCAGACGGCTGCCAGATCACCACGGAGGCTGCGGCTGCCATCCTGGCGGAGATTGAGAAGCTGGATGTGTTTGCTGACGTGAAGCGGGCAGATTTTGATGCCTCTATGGAGGCGGGCAAAATTGCCTGGATCGGCGAGGATGTGACGACAGCTTTCGTGGAGGCTGTGAAAGGGCAGTCGCTGCTGGGGGATGAGCAGGTGGACAAAAATGTGGCCATCGTGTATTCTCCGCTGAACGGAACCGGCCGGAAGCCGGTGCTGCGCACGCTGAAAGAGAGCGGATATACGAACATTACCGTGGTAAAAGAGCAGGAGCTGCCAGACGGCAATTTCCCTACCTGCCCCTATCCGAACCCGGAGATCCGGGAAGCCATGGCGCTGGGCATGGAATATGCGAAAAAACAGCAGGCAGACCTGTTGCTGGCCACCGATCCGGACTGTGACCGGGTGGGTATCGCGGTGAAAAATGAGCAGGGCGAATATGTTCTTCTGACCGGCAATGAGACCGGTATGCTGCTGCTGGATTACGTGTGCAGCAGACGGATGGCCCTTGGGAAAATGCCCGCAGATCCGGTGCTGGTGAAAACCATTGTGACCATTGATATGGCGGAGCGGATCGCGGCCCATTACGGCGTGCGCACCATCAATGTGCTGACCGGCTTCAAATTCATCGGGGAGCAGATCGGCATGCTGGAAAAACAGGGAAAAGAAGATTCTTATATCTTTGGCTTTGAGGAAAGCTACGGTTACTTAAGCGGCAGTTATGTCCGGGATAAGGACGCTGTGGACGGCGCCTTCCTCATCTGTGAGATGTTTGCTTACTACAAGAGCCGCGGCATCAGCCTGACCGCAAAGTTGAAAGAGCTGTACGGCACATATGGCCATTGCCTGAATACGCTGCATTCCTATGAATTCGACGGGGCGGCAGGATTTGAAAAAATGCAGGGCATCATGAAAAAATTCCGCCAGGAGACGCCGGACTTTGGCAGCAAAGCGCTGGTGGAGTGTCTGGACTATGCAAAGGGACTGGACGGCCTGCCCAAGTCCGATGTGCTGAAATTTATCCTGGCAGATCACTGTTCTGTGGTGGTGCGCCCCTCCGGCACCGAGCCGAAGCTGAAAACCTATATTTCTGTCAGTGCGGAAAATAAGGAGGCTGCGGCAGCTATTGAGGCACAGATCACGGAGAAGCTGAGCCAGTACTTCCTGTAA
- a CDS encoding type I phosphomannose isomerase catalytic subunit — translation MTNRNSSGKNSPFLLKPAGKDYLWGGNRLNDDFSKGIDLKPLAETWECSTHPDGPSRVASGAHTGALLADVLRTHPSYLGTHPDGTDGLPILIKFIDAKRDLSVQVHPDDTYAREQEHEPRGKSEMWYVLDAAKDASLVYGFRHDMMKADLEESLRKGTVEKYLQKVPVQRDDVFYIKAGTVHAIGAGVLIAEIQESSNLTYRMYDYNRVDKNGNPRELHIEKSLAVANLKGSAEPRQPMRVLRYREGCASEFLCRCQYFQAERLLVNTERCRKMADFQTGSNSFQVLLCTNGCGTVLWGEKEEAQSLPFFRGDCIFVPADSVPMKLHGKAQFLKVSC, via the coding sequence ATGACAAACAGAAATTCGAGTGGGAAGAATAGCCCCTTCCTGTTAAAACCGGCGGGAAAAGATTATCTGTGGGGCGGCAATCGCCTGAACGACGATTTTTCCAAAGGGATTGATTTAAAACCGCTGGCGGAAACCTGGGAGTGCTCGACCCATCCTGACGGCCCCAGCCGGGTGGCCAGCGGGGCGCATACAGGTGCTCTTCTGGCAGACGTATTAAGAACGCATCCGTCCTATCTGGGTACGCACCCAGATGGCACAGACGGGCTGCCGATTCTCATCAAATTCATTGATGCCAAGCGAGATCTGTCGGTGCAGGTGCACCCGGATGATACGTACGCCAGGGAGCAGGAGCATGAGCCCCGGGGAAAGAGTGAGATGTGGTACGTTCTGGATGCGGCGAAGGATGCCAGCCTGGTGTACGGTTTTCGCCATGACATGATGAAGGCTGATCTGGAAGAAAGTCTTCGGAAAGGTACGGTGGAGAAGTACCTGCAGAAAGTACCGGTGCAGCGGGACGATGTATTTTACATCAAGGCAGGGACCGTGCATGCCATCGGGGCAGGGGTGCTCATTGCGGAAATCCAGGAGAGCTCCAACCTCACGTATCGGATGTATGATTACAACCGGGTGGACAAAAACGGCAATCCCCGGGAACTGCATATCGAAAAATCACTGGCTGTGGCGAACCTGAAAGGAAGCGCTGAGCCGCGGCAGCCCATGCGGGTGTTGCGTTACCGGGAAGGCTGCGCTTCGGAGTTCCTGTGCCGGTGCCAGTATTTTCAGGCGGAGCGGCTGCTGGTAAATACGGAGCGCTGCCGGAAGATGGCGGATTTCCAGACGGGCAGCAATTCTTTTCAGGTGCTGCTGTGCACCAACGGGTGCGGCACGGTACTTTGGGGAGAGAAGGAAGAAGCCCAGTCGCTGCCGTTTTTCCGGGGAGACTGTATTTTTGTACCGGCGGATTCTGTGCCCATGAAGCTGCACGGAAAAGCACAATTCCTGAAGGTGAGCTGCTGA